The genomic DNA ATAAAGGCCGTAGGAAATCGAAAGATTGTCGCGGCTCAGCATGTCCCACACGGCGGTGCCGTCGCCGGCCGGAGCGTTGTGCTCAATGGTATCCACCAGCTCGCCGGCAACGTTGAAAATGCGGATAGTACATGTTTGCGGCAGATGGTTAAAGTGCAGCGCTCGCGGCCCGCGGCCGGTGGTGTACGGATTCAGCGGTTCCCACGAAGCCGCAGCAACATAGGGATTGGGCACAACTCGAATACGACTCAAAGCATTTTTGGCGGAGTCCGAGTCGACTTTCTCGCCCTCAATCGTGAATTCATAAACATCGCTGCTCAAGAACGGCTTGGAAGTGGCGAGGAAAAGCGTGTCGCCGGCTTGCGGATTGCGCCGCGCGGCATTAAACGTCGTCGCGAAGCTGGCAAACCAGGTGACGGCGCGCTGGCCGCGCACATTTTCAATAAAGAAGATGCGGTCGATCTGGTTCTGCGTGCGCGAGAGCAGCGCCGATTCCGGCGTCGTTCCGGTGCGATCCGAATCCAAAAATGCGAATTCGATATCTTGATTCAGCGTGACGTTGCGGACTTTGAAATTCACCGGGGTCTCGGTAAAGGCCAGGCCGCCGAAGCTGATGACAGACGAACGCCCGGAGGCCGGCGCGCCCACAATGATTTCATAATCATTCGCAATCTTCACGCCTTTGTTGAAACCCACGGTGGGAATGCGAAAATCCGGCGCATGAATCTGGTCGCGATTCGGCCGCCAAAAGCTTTTGGTTAAATCGGCCTGCACTTGCGGCTCATTGGCGAAGGTCAGATAAAACCCGTCATACACCAATTGATCGCTCTTCAAATCGCCGCGCGAAACCAGCACAACTTCCGGTGAGGACAGCCGGGTAAGCGAGAAGTTTTTCGTCTTAAGCGTATCTTCGCGGCCCGGGGTAACGATCGTCGTGTCTTCAAATGTGATGCGGTAGCGCTGACCGTTCAACAATGCCGTGCGGTCAAACAAGTTCACATCAATCACACCGGAAGAAGCGCCGGAGATATGCTCGATTGCACGCGCCGGTTTGATATATCCGGCAGAAGGGGCATTGGGTGTGACGATGGCAACATTGCGGCCAAAAATAAACTCGCCGGGGTTGGTAAAATCCCGCTGAATCGATACCGGACTTTCACCCGGCGGAATGCCTTTGGTCGGCTCGTTGCGGTCGACCAAACCATAATCATAGGCAGTAATGGCGTAAAAATAGCGCTGACCATTTATGACATCCTCATCGACCCAATGATGCACGATACCGGAATTGCGGCCAAGATCGAATTTCACGCCGTTGAGGTCGACGGGATGATAGCCTTCGTATTGATCCACCAGATCGAACTGCACGAGGGGTTTGCGCAGCGTAATATTGCCGGCGCCGTCCGTGATCACAGAAACGTCTTTGAACGAGGCGTCGGTGGCGCGATAAATACGATAGCCCTCGAAATCGTTGCCGTTCTCGCCCAAGCGCGCCAGGAAGCGGTCAAACGAACGCTCGGCAGCATCATCCCAGTAGAGATGAACCTTGCCGTCCTGCGCAATCGCCTTGAGCGTGGGCTGCAAGGGTGTCAACGCAAATTGATAGTCGGTGTCATATGTGGTTTGCGCCGCGGCGCGATTCAGCAGCGCATCTGTTGTGTCCTGCCCCAGGCACACTGCCATGGAAATACGTTCGGTGATGCCCGCCGGAATGGGGAACAAACCAGCGCCAACGAACAGATTGTAGTCGCCCGTGATGCCGCCGATATTGCCGATGCCCGGCACCAAAAAGCGATTAAAAAAAGTCGCATCGTTGGCGAGACTGGCGTTGAGATCGCCCGAGCCGCCATATTGAATATTGGTAAAACCAATTTGATCGGACTCTGAAATATCCGTTTTGTCGATGTTCGGCTCGCCCGGCAAATTGGTGCCGGCGCCTGAGGTGGGCTTGCCGTCGCCTTCACCAAAATCGCCGGTTCCGGCGAGGCCGTCGCGGCCAACATCGTCCGTGGCGATATTCCAGTCGTTGTCGTTATCGATCCCGTCTTCGCGCGATTCATCGATCATTTCATCAATGCCCTCGTCGATCAAACCGTTGCCGTCGTTGTCAATGCCGTCGGCATAGGCGCGATTCAAATCCTCTTGGCCTTCATCGCGCAAGCCATTGCCGTTGTCATCGCGGCCATTGCCGGGGATTTCGCCGGCGAGCATGGCAGCCGTAACCACCGGGCTGCCGGCCTCGCCGTCGCCGTTGTTGTCAATGCCGTCGACAAAACCATTGCCAGGGTTAAAAATCGGCGAGGTGCGGAAAATGTGAATTTCGCTTTCATCGATCAGGCCATTGCCGTTGTCATCCTGCAGATTGTCTGCCCGCTCGCCGGTAATAATTTCCAGCGTGATGATCGGACTATTTGCTTCGCCGTCCAAATCATTGTCAATGCCGTCGCTGTCATTACCTGGCGTTTCAAGGAACGAGGTTGCCACCACGCCCACGGGATCGCTGCCAAAAAACTGGTCGCCGATGCCGTCAGCATCGGTTGACCACGCGACGTCCGTGGCCAGGGAGAAATAGGCAATATCATCGCCGCCATCGCCGCCCACCAAATCCGCGAGCAAGATGTTCACACCGAAGCGCGGAAGCAGCTTCGAACCGTCATTTTTCAAATAATGAAGAATAAAGACGACGTCCTGCACTAAAACCTGGCTCCATTGCAACACGCGCGTTTCCATCACAATGCCGAGGCCGCGCCGGGTGAGATCGGTTTCATCCGGGGAATAATCCCATTTATCAAAATTGTCATCGCCGGTTTTGAAGACGAATTCCTGATCTGCGGTTTTAACCGAGAGATCGGGCGGCACTTTGCCGAACAACCCATTCCAACTTCCCGGCCAGCCGGGATCGATGGCGTCTTCTTGCTTATCCGGCCAAAACGCGGGCCAGGAATTTCTGTCGAGCAAGTTCGCCACCGCGGAATTGGCGCCGGCCGCGGTGTTGATATAACCCGTAATGGGTTGCAATTCCCAGCTTGAACCGTTGTTGCGGTCGGGCTTGCCGAGCGCGGCGGTTGCAATGCGCCGCGTGACGCCGGCGTTGTCAACGATTTCGGCGCCATACATCGGCGAGGTCAACGCCATGTAATACTTGCGGGTGTTGGCCGGCCATTCGTAGGGGATTTCATCCGGCACGCCCGCGGAACGGCCGGTGATGCCATAGTTGAAAATCGTGGTGCCAACCAAATTGGCGTTGGTGTAAGTCTTCCGGCGCTCATTAAAGTTGCTGCGCTCCTTCGAAGGAACATACTGCGCCGGGGCCAACGCCGGCAACGCGAGCAGCAGAATGAGCAGGATTCTCGAAAATTTCATGAAGAAGCTCCCTCGTTATTGCAATTTTTCAATGGCAGATGATGATTCGGCAGAATCATTGTCTGCTCTACTTTCTCATCCGGTGAAATCAGAAGCTCAGGCGCAAGCCCAACTGCACTTCACGCGGTTCGCTGAAGCGATCCGGCTGGCGCAGGAATTCTTCCGCGGTGTTGTTGCGAATCGTCGCCGAACGCGCTTCGGAAAACGTGGTGGAGTTGGTGGCGCGGCCGGTATCGCCGTAAACATTGATCTCGTTGCGCCGGTCGAACAAATTATAAACATTGCCGAGCAGCGCGACTTCCCAGCCCGCGAGACGCATTGACTTGGACAACCGCAAATCGAACACCATAAAATAAGGCGCATTGCGGCTGTTGCGCGCAAAGTTCAGATTCGTGCTCGTGCCGGTGCGCGCAGCGCGCTGAACTGAAGGCGTGTACGGTTGGCCGGAATGATAGCGGCCCAGCAGACTCGCTGCCCAACCGCTATGCTGAAACGTCACGGTGCCGTTCACATTATGGCGCTGATCCCATTCCAACGGCACGATGAATTGCGTCGGCTCGGAATTGCCCTGGCGCCGGCCAAATTCTTCGCCGGGATCGGAATTGCTGCCCTCGGCGACCTGGAAGGTATAATCAATGGAATAGGTCAGCATGCGCGAACGGAATTGCTGCAATGTAAACGTCACACCGCGCACGTTGGCATAATCAAGATTGCGATAAATGAAGTAGGTTCGGCTGGCGTTGACCTGGCCGCCTTCGCCCACGGTTTCAATCGGCGGGCTGGTGCCGACCCAGTTACGCACGTCGCGATAAAAAGCCGTGATGTCAATGCCGATGGTCTCGCCCAGTTGCTGCTTCAAACCGAGCTCATACATCACGGTCTTTTGCGGCTCCAAATCCGCATTGCCGTAAATGCCGTAATTGCCGCCGCCCACCGGCACTTTGAACCCGGGATTTTGATAAAGCAGCTCGAACGACGGAATCTGCAAGAAATGGCCGTACGAGAAGTGAATCGCGCCTTTGTCGGTGATGGGATAAGCGATGCCGAAGCGCGGGCTGACTTGATACTTCGCCGAGGGCTTCTTGTACCATTGCGCCAGCCGCTGTTCCAACGACAGAACTTGATACGCGTCGTTTTGCGGCTCATAAACATTGGGATCGCTGGGATCGACCAGCACCAGGCCTTTGGAATCGAAATAATCAAAACGCAAACCGGCGTTGATGACGATATCGCGCGCTTCGAACTTATCCTGGGCGTAAAACGACATGTAATAAGGATGACGCGCGCCGTCCGGACCTTCTAGGTTAGTTTCATTGCCAAAGGTGTCATAGCCGTACGTCAAGGCCTGCGAGGCGCCGGAAAGCGTGCGAAACGCGCCAACGGCAACCGGGTCGCCGGCCAGGGCGTCGCGGTAAATATCAGGGTTTTGCCGCGCGGCCTGCAATTGCGTGCGCGCCCATTGCGCATCCGAGGCAAAGCTGCGCGCCGTCCAGCGTTCATAGGAGCCGCCGAACTTGATTTCATGATTGCGGTATTGCGTGGTGAATCCCATCGAACCGCCCAGGTAGCTGCGCTTGTTCTTGAAATAATTGGCGGGTGTGCCGGGCGCATTGAAGTCGAAACCGTAGATATCCATGGTCTGCGTGCCGCCGCGCCAGGGATTGAGATTATCGTTGAAGAATGTCACACCCACGTCGGCGTTGCCCGTGCTGTCCCAATAAGCCCAGAAATTGTGTTCGAGCAGGGGATCGTACCGGACTTCCCGGCGATCGAAATAATTCAAGTTGACTTCGTAGAACGATCGTGAGCCGAGCAAATGCGTGACTTTGAAATTCAACAGGCCAGTGCTCAAATCTTCAAGCTGGTTGCGCTCCAAATTGAACAGCCGTGCCGCCAGGCTGCCAAAAAAGTTACCATTCGGTCCGATCAAATCATCCTGCCGGCGCCAACTCAACGAACCACCCAACCGGAAGATGAACGGCTTGGCGTCGAACACCAGGGTGCCGTTACCGATCCATTGTTGGCGGCTGGAGGCCGGAATGGCATTGTCGCCCATATGAATGCCGCGTTGTTGCACCAACGCTTCGAGATTGGGGTCGCGGTTGTTGGTAAAAATCAGGGGGAAGTTGTGCTCATCGACATATTGATCGGCGTGATTGAAATCGAATCCCTTCCAGAAGCGCGCCGCACGATCACGCTCAAATGTGTTTTGCGCTGCCACAAAAAATTTGAGCCGTTTGTTCAGCAACGGACCGCTCAGCGTCGCGGTGTAATCCGTGTAGCCATAAGAATGCGTCCCGAGGAATTTGTTGCCGCGATCGACGACATTATCGCTCTCCGCCTGCAGGCTGAAGTGATAATCGTTGCTGCCGCTTTTCAACGTCTGGCGAATGATCCCGGCGTTGGCGCCGCCAAATTCGGCGTTATAGCCGCCCGCTTGAATTTGAAATTCCTCCAGCGCCTCCGGAATAACCGTTACTGCGTTGGCGCCGTTATCGGCGTCCCGGGCATTGGCGCCTTCGAGATAATATCCCACTTCGTCGTTGCGTCCGCCGCGCACGAACAACGCGCCATCCTGCACCACCACGCCGGGCTGCAGGGCAATCACGGCGTTCACGCTGCGCACCGGAATTTTCTGAAAATCCTCATAGCTTTGAATGCGCGTTGCGTTCGTGGCATTTTGATTCACCAACGGGCGCTCGGCGACAATCGACACGCCAGCCACTTCCAACGCTTCCGAAGGCATGCTGAAATTCACTTCCGTGGTCAAATCGGAATTCACGCGCACATTGGAAATCGTGACTTCGCGATAGCCAATGAAAGTGGCTTTCACTTGATAAACACCGAGGGGAACATTCAAAATGAGAAATTCACCGTTCAGATCAGCGGCGGCGCCCATCGACGTACCGACAATAAGAACCGTGGCGCTGGGCAGCGGCTCACCGGATTCACGATCAACCACTTTGCCCTTGATCTTTCCCGTCGTTCCGGCGGAAAGCAGCACGGGCAGAAACACGGCGGCAAGGGCGCTACTCAAAAATCTTCGAAGGACCATTCTTCCTCCTTAACGGATGAGAATAAGGAATTGTGGAATTTTTTCTTGTGCGATTCAATCGGCGACGTTTTTGATCAGTGCAGCACTCGCATCTCCGAGAATCATGCTCGTATGGCTTGTCGAGACACTCAATGGTGAAGATACCAGAACCGTGTTGCTGCCCGCGATTTTGGCTTCGACGGTATAGCTTCCGGCCGGCACAGCCTGATAATTCGACACGCCCTTGTAGGCAAGGCTGGTGGCCAGCACCGTGTCTGCCCCGGCAGTCACAGTAACGTCGACGGCGGCGGGCGCATAGAAATTCGCCACCCGAAACGCCACCTGCGGCGCATCAAAAACGCGGCGTTCGGAGAGCCGTAAAAATTCGCGCGGCGCGCCGGCAAGCGCGGGCAATACCACCACCGTTCCGCGCAGATTGGTTGACATCGCCACGAACTGCCGTTCGCCTGAGGAAAGAGCAACTTCGCGGCTTCCGGCAGGATATTCGCGATGCGCCAGATCGCCGGCGTAATCCAATGCCCCTTGTTGCACACCATCAACGGCAAGCTGCACGTTTCCAAGCTCGGGCGCCGCATGCACAAACCTGAATTCCGCACGGAAATCAGGCGGCGTGGGGCCGGTCGACGGCACATCAGCGCAACTCAGCACGGCCGCAGAAACGAGCATTGCCATAACGACTCTCATTTTGGGTGAGATCATTGAACCTCCTTAGCTATTTTTTTGAAAGAAATGGAAAAAGGAAAAGCATGCACAAAGCTGTCGGGAGTTGATCAACAAAACGCCAAAAATCTTGCGTCTCATGTTCGCAAACAAAAAGCAACGATCATCTGTTCAGCAAAACCCGAAACGCGGTATCACTGACAGCAGAATGAATGCTCGCATGAATGTTATGATGAGATAAAGGGAAGGCGTAAAAGGTGGGATGGCAAAAAAGAAATACTTGCCTTTATTGCGGGAAGGCTATATATTGCCGCCGGATTGTTAAAGGGCCACCATGTCCTTTTACGCCAGCTCAATGAGAGTTGCCGCTCTCATTGAGCTTTTTTATTGCTGATCACGTTTGTTAAGAATAAAACTCTCCACAGTTTTGTTGTTGATTTTCCTACCAAATAGTGTGATGCTTTTTAAGCAAAGCGCATGCCATCAAAAAGTCACACCTGAGATACGACACAAACTCAACGTATTTGAACCTTCTTCTGTCTCTTGACAAAATCATCGTGCAGCTTTGTGCATTAATCATGTGCATCATTTTGCATGCAAAAATTATTCGGATAAATTTGTGGCTTTTGTTTTGGAGATCAATACTCAGCGAGCACACTCATACGATTGACAGACACACAAAGGTTTCATTCGGTTTCACTTTTTAACACAAAATCAGATTTCTATGGACAGTGCACGCTCAACAGCAAGACGGCTATAAGCGGTGAACGTTGCACGTCCTTTTGCCAGTGGTGATTTTCTAGTAACGTGACGCGCATCGAGTCGAGCCGCGTTTGTGCTCGTCGAGCCAGGTGGGGAGAAAATGAATCTCTACGGATAGGCAGGGCATGGATAGGTTCAGCAGAACAGCCTTCTCGCCGAGATTACGCGCGGCATCGCCAGCCTGAACCAGATCGTATATCTCTCCGGCGAGAGTTCAAGCTCTTGTTCGAGAGCCGCCAGATCTAACCAACGCCATTCCATCACTTCGTTGGGATTGGGGCGGGGCTGGCCATTAAAATGGCCGATAAAAACGTGATCGAATTCATGCTCGATCAAAGCGCGCTCAAGTGGCGCCTTGTAGATGAAATGAAAAGCCTTGTGAAGAGCGCACTCAAACCCCATTTCCTCGCACAAACGCCGCACGGCCGCCGCTTCAACAGATTCCCCCGGCCGGGGATGGCTGCAGCAGGTGTTCGTCCACAAGCCGGAGGAATGATACTTGTTCAACGCCCGGCGCTGCAGCAGTAACTCGCCCTCATTGTTAAAAACAAAGATTGAAAAGGCGCGATGCAATTTGCCGCCGCGATGCGCGCTCATTTTTTCGGAAATACCGAGGGGGCGATCGTTTTCATCAACCAGGATAACGTGTTCCGGCATCCGCTCATTCTTGGTTTGAGGTTAACACCGGCTGCTCGCGCAAAAGCGCATCGATTTGCGCAAATAGTCTTTGCAATTCGCTGGAATTCACCGGCCCGGTAAGGCTGTGACGGATTCCGCCCTCGCAATCGACAACCACCAGCCTGAAGGTGTGGTTTTCATAACCAAACTGCGCAGAGACCCGGCCTTGCCAATCCAGCAACACCGGATACTTGACGCTCGCTCGAATGAATGCGCTCACCAACGCGCGCGCAATCGCTGGCACGGCAGAAAGCACGGCCACGCCTGTGATATCGATTTGATTGCCGTAGCGCTTATAAATCGGCCTCACCCATCCCTCGATGCTGGTCGTGCCCTTTTGATCGGCAAAGGTGATGATGCGAATTTTGGCCGAAGGGAAAACACAGTTTCGCGTAATGCCGTATTGATCCTGCAATTCAAAACCCAACGCTTGCGGATAAACAGCGGCAGAGTCAGCGGTGGCTGCGCCCGCGGAGTCCGGCGAAACATTTCGCGGGCTTTCACCGGAACCGGCGATTTCCGTAAAATGACCGTTGTGCCCACTCGTGTGCGCAAAACCTCGCGTAACCACAAAGGCGCTTATCATAACAAAAAATAAAAAAACATGCGACATTCATTTGCCCTGAAATTTTTGCTCATGGTCAACTTTTAGGATTCGATCAAAAATAAATCCGCCAACTGATTAGCCAACTCTTCGACCTCCGGCTCGGCGCGATTGGTTAGGATGATCACGGTGAACTTGTCCTCGGGATAACGCTGGATCACGTTGCGAAAGCCGGAGGTGCTGCCGGTATGTTGCACCCGTGCGCGGCTGCGATAGTCGTCGATGCGCCAACCGAAACCGTAGTCAATCGTTTGGCCGTCATTCAAAACACCTTTCGAGAACGCTTGCTGCAGAGCCTCACGCTTAACCAGCCTTTCCGAGTATAGCGCTTGATCCCATTTGAATAAGTCTTCAATCGAAGAATAAATGCCGCCGTCGCCCAGCACGGCACTGGTCAAACTCTGATCTTTAAAAACGAACGAGCCGTTTTCTTCGCGATACCCCATGGCGCGATGCTTAACCGTTGAGATGCCATGCTCAAATGCAACGGTATTGGCCATGCCGAGCGGCATAAAAATGTTCTCACGCAAGAACTCCGCAAATGACTTTCCCGAAATTTTTTTGACAACCATTGCCAACACGGCATAACCGGAATTGCTGTAACGATATTGCGCGCCCGGCGTGAAATAGGTTGAGTCTTGCGTCGTCATCATGCGCAAAACATCCTTATCCAACACTTGCACGGTCGCCGTGTCGGGGATTAAATCTTCATAATCGATCAAACCCGAAGTGTGCTGCAACAAATGCCGTATCGTAATCGCATTGCCATAAGGCGGAAATTCCGGAAAGATTTCCGCAAGCGTGCGTTCATAGGTCAATTGACCGCGCTCAACCAGCATCATGATACACATGGCCGTGAACGGCTTGGTCACGGAAGCCAGGCGAAAATTCGTCGCCGGAAGCACCAGTTGGTTTTCTTCGAGATGAGCCATGCCATAGGCGCGCACAAAAACGGGTTTACCATTTTTGATCACCATAACCGCGGCGCCCGGTGTAGCCGCGTTATTGTAGGCTTGAAAAATCTGATCGACTTTTGCGGTTTTTTCCATGCTGCAACCCATTCCGAGAAGTAGGACAAAGCAAAGTGTTTTTCGGTAATTTTTTCTTATCGTCATGCGGCTAGCATCTCCAGGTTACGAATCCACTAAGAAATTGTCGATCAAGCGCGTTTTTCCCACAAAAACCGCAAGCGAGAATAGCGCCTGCGCCGAAATGTGTTCGAGTTCAATCATGGTCATGGGATCGGCAACGCTGGCGTAATCGAGGCGGGCGAGCTTCTCCTGCGCGACGGTCGCAGTCATGATCGCGCGCAGCGATTCACCGCGTTTTTCCCCGGCGCGCCAGGCTGATTCCGCCGCAGCCAGCGCGCGATAGAGCACGGTGGCAGCCTGGCGTTCTTCCGGCGAGAGATACTTGTTGCGGGAGCTCATGGCCAAACCGTCCGGCTCACGCACCGTCGGGCACACGATGAATTCCAGATTAAAATTGAGATCTGCGACCATTTGTCGCAGCACGGCAACTTGTTGCGCATCCTTCTGGCCGAAGTAGGCGCGCGTTGGCTGTACGATATTGAAGAGTTTCGTCACGACTGTGGCAACGCCTTGAAAATGGGACGGACGCGAAGCGCCTTCCAGCGTCTTGGCAACCTCACCGACGGAAACATACGTTTGAAAGCCCGGCGGGTACATATCCGCATCATTTGGCGTGAAAACAAGATCGGTATGCGCGGCGCGTAGCAGTTCCATATCGCGCTCTAATGCGCGTGGATATTGGCTCAAATCTTCACCCGGCCCAAATTGCGTGGGATTCACAAAAATGCTGACGGCAACTCGTTCATTCTCCTCGCGCGCCCGGCGAACCAATGAGAGATGACCTTCGTGCAAATAGCCCATAGTTGGCACGAAGCCCCAGGTCAAATGCGGATTTTCCCAGCGCAAGGCGCGCACGCGTGAGATATCATTGGTAACGTTCATCGAGGCTGCTTTGCATCAATTTAAAAAATTTGCGCTTGCTCGAATCAAAAACCGCCGGCGTTGTTGATTTCGGCGAATACCAGCCACGGCCAAGCCGCGGCTGAACGCATTCGGGGCTGGAATCATCGCAAAAGCTGTTGCACTTCCGCAATTTCGATTTTCTCCGCGCCGGCGCGCATGAGGCGCAACAAAAGCGCATTCACCGGCGTGGGCACATTCAATTTTTCACCGCAGGCAACGAGCGCACCGGTGATGGCTTCGATTTCCGTGGGCGCGCCGCGCAAAACATCCTGCAACATCGACGAATGATTATCGGCCGTGGCGCGCGCCACTTCCAATGCGCGTTGTCCCGCATCGGCGTAATCGAGTGGAATATTTTGGGCGCGGGCAACCTGGGCAGCCTCTTCGGCAGCTTGCATCATGAGTTGCCGCGCATGACTATCTTCTGCCAAATAGCCGTTCGTTAACCGCAACAACGCAGAAAGCGGATTTATGCCGGCATTGATCACGAGCTTGCTCCACAAGACGCTGCGCACATCATCAACAACTGCGATTTCGATTTGCGCATGCTCGAAAAGTTGAAGGAGCCGGTCGAAACCCGGCGTCCAGGAATCCGGGCGAGTGATATGTGTCAGCCCCACACCGGCATGCCGCACGACGCCCGGCTGCACCAGCATGGCGCCATGCGCCGTACTTCCCAAAATCACACGCGCAGGCGCGACAACTGCCGCAATTTTTTCCGCGTGCCCCAAACCGTTTTGCAAAGTCAATGCGAGGCCGTCAGAGAGCAGAATCTGTTCGGCCAAGGCTGCCGCTTGCTCGGTTTTATGGCTTTTCACCAGGATGATCGCGAGATCGACGCGCCCAACCTCGCTGACATCATCGGCTATTCTCACCTGGTGTTGCGTTGCGTGATTGCGCTGATCAATGAGCGTCAGGCCTGTGCGGCGCACCGCTTCCACTTGCGCCGGCCAATCTCCGCACATGACGAGATCACACGAGGCATGCAAACGCGCGGCAAACAAGCTGCCCATCGCGCCGATGCCAATGATGGCTACGTGCATGGCAGGTTATTGCGCTTCCGCATTTTTGATGATGTCATTGAGCTTTTCGATTTCGCCGGCGGGCATCTCATAGGCATGCTGCTCATCCGGGAAGCGGCCATTTTCTACCTCGTCGCGATAGGCGGCCAATGCCGCGTGAATGATTTTTCCGGCTTCCGCGAATCGTTTCACGAAACGCGGCTGCAGCCCTTCGAAAAGTCCGAGCACATCGTGATACACCAAAACCTGGCCGTCACACTCGCGGCCGGCGCCAATGCCGATGGTGGGAATGCTCAAGCGTGAGGTGATCAGCGCGGCCAGCGGCGCAGGAATCGCTTCGAGCACAACAGCAAAACAACCGGCGTCCTGCAAAAAAAGTGCATCCTGCAACAGCTCATAAGCGCCTTCGGCGGTTTTGCCTTGCACGCGATAACCGCCGAGTTTCGACAACGATTGCGGCGTCAAACCAATGTGGCCCATCACCGGAATGCCCGCGGCAATGATGGCTTTGATGGTTGCCAACATTTCCTGCCCGCCTTCCAGCTTGACCGCGTTCATCCCGCCTTCCTGCAAAAACCGCACGGCATTGCGCACGGCTTCCCCCGGTGAAACTTCGTAGGATCCGAAGGGCATGTCGCCGACGAGAAATGCTTGCCGCGCCGCGCGCGCAGCAGCTTTGCAGTGGTGCAGCATATCCGCCATCGTCACGGCTACAGTACTCTCGTAACCCAGCATCACCATGCCGAGGGAATCGCCCACCAGAATAATATCAATGCCGGCCTGATCAACCAACGCCGCGGACGAATAGTCGTAAGCCGTCATCATAACGATCTTTTGGCGTTGCTCTTTCTTGTTCTGTAAATCGAGTATGGTAATTTTTTGATGTGTGTTTTGCGCAGACATGATTTTTATGCTCACGTTAACATTCTAACTCGCCAAACGCAGGCGTGCCACCTGCGCCAGCGGGATCTCGTTAAAGCGGTGTTGCGATTCCAAATGTCCTTAACTTCCTGATTGATCTCTAACACCAAAAATGCCCTCCTCGATGACACTGGTTTTTGTCTCAACGTATTCCGCTTTAGGCCTCTGCGACAACAGGCGCTTCAACATGCTGCTTATGCTCCGTTTCAACGGTAGACATTGCAGACTCCATCGTATCGAAACACACTTGCACGCGCAACGCCTTTAAGCCGTGCATGCCTTGCAGATCTTCCAATTCAACGTCTTCAACTTCGCTGGTTAATTCTCCGGCAGCCTGCAAATAGTCGATATATTCGCGATACTCTGCGGCTTCGCGTGGTTGCGAATATATAATGGCGATCTTTCCGGGTTGCGTCAGGCGCTCTTTTGTGCCTTTGATCAGGGCTTTGTCAATGCGTTTTTTCATGATTTCGTAGCGCACATTATAGGCGCCGTCAACATCGAATTTCTTTTCATCATAGCGAAAACGAATCGCCAGCGGCGTGTTTTGCACCAGGATCAAATGCGCCATATCAAGCGGCACTCTGAGTATAGGTTTTTCGGCCTCGCCGCGGCGCGCGACGCCGATCATCATCTGCAATTGCCAGAGGCGAATGTTTTTCAGATAAAGCTGATCGAATTTGCCGTTTTCCACCAGCGCAGCGCCGATATAAATACCGTGATCGACGCCGTCGCTTTTGT from Cytophagia bacterium CHB2 includes the following:
- a CDS encoding TonB-dependent receptor, which gives rise to MVLRRFLSSALAAVFLPVLLSAGTTGKIKGKVVDRESGEPLPSATVLIVGTSMGAAADLNGEFLILNVPLGVYQVKATFIGYREVTISNVRVNSDLTTEVNFSMPSEALEVAGVSIVAERPLVNQNATNATRIQSYEDFQKIPVRSVNAVIALQPGVVVQDGALFVRGGRNDEVGYYLEGANARDADNGANAVTVIPEALEEFQIQAGGYNAEFGGANAGIIRQTLKSGSNDYHFSLQAESDNVVDRGNKFLGTHSYGYTDYTATLSGPLLNKRLKFFVAAQNTFERDRAARFWKGFDFNHADQYVDEHNFPLIFTNNRDPNLEALVQQRGIHMGDNAIPASSRQQWIGNGTLVFDAKPFIFRLGGSLSWRRQDDLIGPNGNFFGSLAARLFNLERNQLEDLSTGLLNFKVTHLLGSRSFYEVNLNYFDRREVRYDPLLEHNFWAYWDSTGNADVGVTFFNDNLNPWRGGTQTMDIYGFDFNAPGTPANYFKNKRSYLGGSMGFTTQYRNHEIKFGGSYERWTARSFASDAQWARTQLQAARQNPDIYRDALAGDPVAVGAFRTLSGASQALTYGYDTFGNETNLEGPDGARHPYYMSFYAQDKFEARDIVINAGLRFDYFDSKGLVLVDPSDPNVYEPQNDAYQVLSLEQRLAQWYKKPSAKYQVSPRFGIAYPITDKGAIHFSYGHFLQIPSFELLYQNPGFKVPVGGGNYGIYGNADLEPQKTVMYELGLKQQLGETIGIDITAFYRDVRNWVGTSPPIETVGEGGQVNASRTYFIYRNLDYANVRGVTFTLQQFRSRMLTYSIDYTFQVAEGSNSDPGEEFGRRQGNSEPTQFIVPLEWDQRHNVNGTVTFQHSGWAASLLGRYHSGQPYTPSVQRAARTGTSTNLNFARNSRNAPYFMVFDLRLSKSMRLAGWEVALLGNVYNLFDRRNEINVYGDTGRATNSTTFSEARSATIRNNTAEEFLRQPDRFSEPREVQLGLRLSF
- a CDS encoding DUF4397 domain-containing protein translates to MISPKMRVVMAMLVSAAVLSCADVPSTGPTPPDFRAEFRFVHAAPELGNVQLAVDGVQQGALDYAGDLAHREYPAGSREVALSSGERQFVAMSTNLRGTVVVLPALAGAPREFLRLSERRVFDAPQVAFRVANFYAPAAVDVTVTAGADTVLATSLAYKGVSNYQAVPAGSYTVEAKIAGSNTVLVSSPLSVSTSHTSMILGDASAALIKNVAD
- a CDS encoding isopentenyl-diphosphate Delta-isomerase; this translates as MPEHVILVDENDRPLGISEKMSAHRGGKLHRAFSIFVFNNEGELLLQRRALNKYHSSGLWTNTCCSHPRPGESVEAAAVRRLCEEMGFECALHKAFHFIYKAPLERALIEHEFDHVFIGHFNGQPRPNPNEVMEWRWLDLAALEQELELSPERYTIWFRLAMPRVISARRLFC
- a CDS encoding beta-lactamase family protein, with amino-acid sequence MTIRKNYRKTLCFVLLLGMGCSMEKTAKVDQIFQAYNNAATPGAAVMVIKNGKPVFVRAYGMAHLEENQLVLPATNFRLASVTKPFTAMCIMMLVERGQLTYERTLAEIFPEFPPYGNAITIRHLLQHTSGLIDYEDLIPDTATVQVLDKDVLRMMTTQDSTYFTPGAQYRYSNSGYAVLAMVVKKISGKSFAEFLRENIFMPLGMANTVAFEHGISTVKHRAMGYREENGSFVFKDQSLTSAVLGDGGIYSSIEDLFKWDQALYSERLVKREALQQAFSKGVLNDGQTIDYGFGWRIDDYRSRARVQHTGSTSGFRNVIQRYPEDKFTVIILTNRAEPEVEELANQLADLFLIES
- a CDS encoding pantoate--beta-alanine ligase, with translation MNVTNDISRVRALRWENPHLTWGFVPTMGYLHEGHLSLVRRAREENERVAVSIFVNPTQFGPGEDLSQYPRALERDMELLRAAHTDLVFTPNDADMYPPGFQTYVSVGEVAKTLEGASRPSHFQGVATVVTKLFNIVQPTRAYFGQKDAQQVAVLRQMVADLNFNLEFIVCPTVREPDGLAMSSRNKYLSPEERQAATVLYRALAAAESAWRAGEKRGESLRAIMTATVAQEKLARLDYASVADPMTMIELEHISAQALFSLAVFVGKTRLIDNFLVDS